Proteins encoded in a region of the Streptomyces sp. NBC_00513 genome:
- the ispG gene encoding flavodoxin-dependent (E)-4-hydroxy-3-methylbut-2-enyl-diphosphate synthase: MTAISLGMPSVPTKLAVRRVSRKIQVGSVAVGGDAPISVQSMTTTRTSDIGATLQQIAELTASGCNIVRVACPTQDDADALAVIAKKSQIPVIADIHFQPKYVFAAIDAGCAAVRVNPGNIKQFDDKVKEIAHAAKAAGTPIRIGVNAGSLDARLLKKYGKATPEALVESALWEASLFEEHGFGDIKISVKHNDPVVMVNAYRQLAAACDYPLHLGVTEAGPAFQGTIKSAVAFGALLSEGIGDTIRVSLSAPPVEEIKVGNQILESLNLKPRRLEIVSCPSCGRAQVDVYKLAEEVTAGLEGMEVPLRVAVMGCVVNGPGEAREADLGVASGNGKGQIFVKGEVIKTVPESKIVETLIEEALKIAEQMEKDGIPSGEPTVAIGV, translated from the coding sequence ATGACTGCCATCTCTCTCGGAATGCCGTCCGTGCCGACGAAGCTCGCCGTCCGACGGGTCAGTCGCAAGATCCAGGTCGGTTCCGTGGCCGTCGGTGGAGACGCACCCATTTCGGTGCAGTCGATGACCACGACCCGCACCTCCGACATCGGCGCCACCCTCCAGCAGATCGCCGAGCTCACCGCCTCCGGCTGCAACATCGTCCGTGTCGCCTGCCCGACGCAGGACGACGCCGACGCGCTCGCCGTGATCGCCAAGAAGTCGCAGATCCCGGTGATCGCCGACATCCACTTCCAGCCGAAGTACGTGTTCGCCGCGATCGACGCCGGCTGCGCCGCCGTCCGCGTCAACCCCGGCAACATCAAGCAGTTCGACGACAAGGTCAAGGAGATCGCGCACGCGGCCAAGGCCGCGGGCACCCCGATCCGGATCGGCGTCAACGCGGGCTCCCTCGACGCCCGACTGCTCAAGAAGTACGGCAAGGCCACCCCCGAGGCGCTCGTCGAGTCCGCGCTGTGGGAAGCCTCCCTCTTCGAGGAGCACGGCTTCGGCGACATCAAGATCTCGGTCAAGCACAACGACCCGGTCGTCATGGTCAACGCCTACCGCCAGCTCGCGGCCGCCTGCGACTACCCGCTGCACCTCGGCGTCACCGAGGCCGGCCCCGCCTTCCAGGGCACCATCAAGTCCGCCGTCGCCTTCGGCGCCCTGCTCTCCGAGGGCATCGGCGACACCATCCGCGTCTCCCTCTCCGCCCCGCCGGTCGAGGAGATCAAGGTCGGCAACCAGATCCTGGAGTCGCTGAACCTCAAGCCCCGCCGCCTGGAGATCGTCTCCTGCCCGTCCTGCGGGCGGGCCCAGGTCGACGTCTACAAGCTGGCCGAGGAGGTCACGGCGGGCCTGGAGGGCATGGAGGTCCCGCTGCGCGTCGCGGTCATGGGCTGCGTCGTCAACGGCCCCGGCGAGGCCCGCGAGGCCGACCTGGGCGTCGCCTCCGGCAACGGCAAGGGCCAGATCTTCGTGAAGGGCGAGGTCATCAAGACCGTCCCCGAGTCGAAGATCGTGGAGACCCTCATCGAAGAGGCCCTGAAGATCGCCGAGCAGATGGAGAAGGACGGCATCCCGTCCGGCGAGCCCACCGTCGCCATCGGCGTCTGA
- a CDS encoding GNAT family N-acetyltransferase — protein MLTQTTTRVLEPSDLDAALAVLGRDPVENAFVTSRVQVAGLDPWRLGGEMWGWYTDGALQALCYAGANLVPVCAGPDAVRAFADRARRTGRRCSSIVGPAEATRLLWQLLEPSWGPARDVRSRQPLMVIEQPSTEVRADPLVRRIRKDELDLIMPACVAMFTEEVGISPLAGDGGLLYQARVAELVGSGRSFARVEDGKVVFKAEIGAATPRACQIQGVWVDPEFRGRGHSEAGMAAVVEYALRDVAPVVSLYVNDFNTAARASYRRVGFREVGAFMSVLF, from the coding sequence GTGTTGACGCAGACCACCACCCGGGTCCTTGAGCCCAGTGATCTCGACGCCGCGCTCGCGGTCCTGGGACGTGACCCCGTCGAGAACGCCTTCGTCACCTCGCGCGTCCAGGTCGCCGGGCTCGACCCGTGGCGCCTCGGCGGCGAGATGTGGGGCTGGTACACCGACGGCGCGCTCCAGGCCCTCTGTTACGCGGGAGCCAACCTGGTCCCCGTCTGCGCCGGACCCGACGCCGTACGCGCCTTCGCCGACCGGGCCCGCCGCACCGGCCGCCGCTGCTCCTCCATCGTCGGTCCGGCCGAGGCCACCCGGCTGCTGTGGCAGCTCCTGGAGCCCAGCTGGGGCCCTGCCCGGGACGTCCGCTCCCGCCAACCCCTCATGGTCATCGAACAGCCGTCGACCGAGGTCAGGGCGGATCCCCTGGTCCGCCGGATCCGCAAGGACGAACTGGACCTGATCATGCCCGCCTGCGTGGCGATGTTCACCGAGGAGGTCGGCATCTCCCCGCTCGCCGGGGACGGCGGCCTGCTCTACCAGGCCCGGGTCGCCGAACTCGTCGGCTCCGGCCGCTCCTTCGCACGCGTCGAGGACGGCAAGGTCGTCTTCAAGGCGGAGATCGGCGCCGCCACCCCCCGCGCCTGCCAGATCCAGGGCGTCTGGGTCGACCCCGAGTTCCGCGGCCGGGGGCACTCCGAGGCCGGCATGGCGGCCGTCGTCGAGTACGCGCTGCGCGACGTGGCCCCGGTGGTCAGCCTCTACGTCAACGACTTCAACACCGCCGCCCGGGCGTCCTACCGCCGCGTGGGCTTCCGCGAGGTCGGCGCGTTCATGAGCGTGCTCTTCTGA
- a CDS encoding N-acetyltransferase: MLPTSEGDDPDRPAGLRIAALDLAARVDEALRVQAVAFGLSDDEVGIRRYIVQRHMDCRGARALGAFTEDGALAGFVYGMPNDRDHWWSTVVEPHLRAGGHDGWLDHSFVITELHVHPGFQGRGVGRALITRITDTAAEPRSILSAIDTESPARGLYRALGYTDLARRVHFPSASLPYAVMGAPLPLHRR, encoded by the coding sequence ATGCTGCCTACCTCCGAGGGCGACGACCCCGACCGGCCCGCCGGACTCCGCATCGCCGCCCTCGACCTCGCCGCCCGCGTGGACGAGGCCCTGCGCGTGCAAGCCGTCGCGTTCGGGCTCAGCGACGACGAGGTCGGCATCCGGCGCTACATCGTCCAACGCCACATGGACTGCCGGGGCGCCCGCGCCCTGGGGGCGTTCACCGAGGACGGCGCGCTCGCCGGATTCGTGTACGGCATGCCCAACGACCGCGACCACTGGTGGTCCACCGTCGTCGAACCGCACCTGCGCGCCGGCGGCCACGACGGCTGGCTCGACCACTCCTTCGTCATCACCGAACTCCACGTGCACCCCGGATTCCAGGGCCGGGGCGTCGGCCGCGCCCTGATCACGCGGATCACCGACACCGCCGCCGAGCCCCGCTCGATCCTGTCCGCCATCGACACCGAGAGCCCCGCCCGCGGCCTCTACCGCGCCCTCGGCTACACCGACCTCGCCCGCCGGGTGCACTTCCCCAGCGCGAGCCTGCCGTACGCCGTCATGGGCGCCCCGCTGCCCCTGCACCGGCGCTGA
- a CDS encoding proline--tRNA ligase, producing the protein MSTQHVQRMSRLMAKTLREDPADAETLSHRMLVRAGYVRRSSAGVWTWLPLGKRVLDNVSRVVREEMDAIGAQEVLLPALLPKEPYEVSGRWSEYGDLLFRLKDRKGADYLLGPTHEEIFTLLVKDQCTSYKDLPVMLYQIQTKYRDEARPRSGVLRGREFQMKDSYSFDVSDEGLAESYALHRAAYRRIFERLGLNHRIVSAVSGAMGGSASEEFLAPAEAGEDTFADCPSCDYAANTEAVTFALTPVAGEHGPLEEIPTPDTPTIETLAAHLGVPASATLKNLLVKVDGEIVAVGVPGDREVDLGKLGEHLAPAVVELVTAEDFVDRPDLVRGYVGPQGLGKVRYLADPRVAPGTSWVTGANKPDTHARDVVCGRDFEVDRYLDVVVVEPGDPCPLCGVGLRLDRAIEIGHIFQLGRKYADAFGLDVLGKEGKPVRVTMGSYGIGVSRAVAALAEQTADERGLCWPAEVAPADVHVVAAGKAVPLALAAEAAEALAAAGRRVLLDDRPGLSPGVKLTDAELIGVPWILVAGRRSAESVVELQNRREGTREELPLAQALARLT; encoded by the coding sequence ATGTCAACGCAACACGTGCAGCGCATGTCCCGCCTCATGGCCAAGACCCTCCGCGAGGACCCGGCCGACGCGGAGACCCTCAGCCACCGCATGCTGGTCCGCGCCGGCTACGTCCGGCGCAGTTCCGCCGGGGTGTGGACCTGGCTGCCGCTCGGCAAGCGGGTCCTGGACAACGTCTCGCGCGTCGTCCGCGAGGAGATGGACGCGATCGGGGCCCAGGAGGTACTCCTCCCCGCGCTGCTGCCCAAAGAGCCGTACGAGGTCAGCGGCCGCTGGTCGGAGTACGGCGACCTGCTCTTCCGCCTCAAGGACCGCAAGGGCGCGGACTATCTCCTCGGCCCCACCCACGAGGAGATCTTCACCCTGCTGGTGAAGGACCAGTGCACGTCCTACAAGGACCTGCCGGTCATGCTCTACCAGATCCAGACCAAGTACCGCGACGAGGCCAGGCCGCGCTCCGGGGTGCTGCGCGGCCGCGAGTTCCAGATGAAGGACTCGTACTCCTTCGACGTGAGCGACGAGGGCCTGGCCGAGTCCTACGCCCTCCACCGCGCCGCCTACCGTCGCATCTTCGAGCGGCTCGGGCTGAACCACCGGATCGTGTCGGCGGTCTCGGGAGCGATGGGCGGCTCCGCGTCCGAGGAGTTCCTCGCCCCGGCCGAGGCGGGCGAGGACACCTTCGCCGACTGCCCGTCCTGCGACTACGCGGCCAACACGGAGGCGGTGACCTTCGCCCTGACCCCGGTGGCCGGCGAGCACGGCCCGCTGGAGGAGATCCCCACCCCCGACACCCCCACCATCGAGACGCTGGCCGCCCACCTGGGCGTACCCGCCTCGGCGACGCTGAAGAACCTCCTCGTCAAGGTCGACGGCGAGATCGTGGCCGTCGGCGTACCGGGGGACCGCGAGGTGGACCTCGGGAAGCTGGGCGAGCATCTCGCCCCGGCCGTCGTGGAATTGGTCACGGCCGAGGACTTCGTGGACCGGCCCGACCTGGTACGCGGCTACGTGGGCCCCCAGGGCCTGGGCAAGGTCCGCTACCTGGCCGACCCCCGTGTCGCGCCCGGCACTTCATGGGTGACCGGCGCCAACAAGCCCGACACACACGCCCGCGACGTGGTCTGCGGACGGGACTTCGAGGTGGACCGGTACCTCGACGTGGTGGTCGTGGAGCCCGGCGACCCCTGCCCGCTCTGCGGTGTCGGCCTCCGCCTGGACCGCGCGATCGAGATCGGCCACATCTTCCAACTGGGCCGCAAGTACGCCGACGCCTTCGGGCTCGACGTGCTCGGCAAGGAGGGCAAGCCGGTCCGGGTCACGATGGGCTCGTACGGGATCGGCGTCTCCCGGGCGGTCGCGGCGCTCGCCGAACAGACCGCCGACGAACGGGGGTTGTGCTGGCCCGCCGAGGTGGCACCGGCCGACGTGCACGTGGTCGCGGCGGGCAAGGCCGTACCGCTGGCGCTCGCCGCGGAAGCCGCCGAGGCACTGGCCGCCGCGGGCCGGCGGGTCCTCCTGGACGACCGGCCGGGACTGTCGCCCGGGGTCAAGCTCACCGACGCGGAGTTGATCGGCGTGCCGTGGATCCTGGTCGCCGGGCGCCGCTCGGCCGAGTCGGTGGTCGAACTCCAGAACCGCAGGGAAGGCACCCGCGAGGAACTCCCCCTGGCGCAGGCGCTGGCCCGCCTGACGTGA
- a CDS encoding slipin family protein produces MVEELLTAAVAAGVGIMVYLGVAARVVKQYERGVVFRLGRLREGVRGPGFTFVVPGVDKLRKVNMQIVTMPVPAQEGITRDNVTVRVDAVVYFKVVDAADAIIQVEDYRFAVSQMAQTSLRSIIGKSDLDDLLSNREQLNQGLELMIDSPAIGWGVQIDRVEIKDVSLPETMKRSMARQAEADRERRARIINADAELQASRKLAEAAEVMSEQPAALQLRLLQTVVAVAAEKNSTLVLPFPVELLRFLERAAPAPAPPAPPAPPAPPAPPGPAIEPGATATPTIEPGADPDAPPALDPPPAERD; encoded by the coding sequence ATGGTCGAGGAACTGCTGACAGCGGCTGTCGCCGCGGGCGTGGGAATCATGGTGTACCTGGGCGTCGCCGCCCGGGTGGTGAAGCAGTACGAGCGGGGCGTGGTGTTCCGGCTGGGCCGGCTCCGTGAGGGTGTTCGGGGCCCCGGCTTCACCTTCGTCGTCCCGGGCGTGGACAAGCTGCGCAAGGTGAACATGCAGATCGTGACGATGCCGGTGCCGGCCCAGGAGGGCATCACCCGGGACAACGTCACGGTGCGGGTGGACGCGGTCGTCTACTTCAAGGTGGTCGACGCGGCCGACGCGATCATCCAGGTCGAGGACTACCGGTTCGCGGTCTCGCAGATGGCCCAGACCTCGCTGCGGTCCATCATCGGCAAGTCGGACCTGGACGATCTGCTGTCCAACCGGGAGCAGCTGAACCAGGGACTGGAGCTGATGATCGACAGCCCGGCGATCGGCTGGGGCGTCCAGATCGACCGGGTCGAGATCAAGGACGTCTCGCTGCCGGAGACCATGAAACGGTCGATGGCCCGGCAGGCCGAGGCGGACCGCGAGCGGCGGGCGCGCATCATCAACGCGGACGCGGAGCTCCAGGCGTCGAGGAAGCTGGCCGAGGCGGCCGAGGTGATGTCGGAGCAGCCGGCGGCGCTGCAACTGCGGCTCCTGCAGACGGTGGTGGCGGTGGCGGCGGAGAAGAACTCCACCCTGGTCCTGCCGTTCCCGGTGGAACTCCTGCGCTTCCTCGAACGCGCGGCGCCCGCCCCCGCGCCTCCCGCACCTCCCGCACCCCCGGCACCCCCGGCACCCCCGGGTCCGGCCATCGAGCCGGGCGCGACCGCGACCCCGACCATCGAGCCGGGTGCGGACCCCGACGCGCCCCCGGCCCTCGACCCGCCCCCGGCCGAACGCGACTAG
- a CDS encoding aminoglycoside phosphotransferase family protein: MAFEPPQRLVRALGETPETTRDTDWLGRLPRLTEEALTRREVAAQRVQAPGGRSSLVVLVRYADGTPAALKLAPPGARPDRELAALAHWGGFGAVRVLDSRYHEEDGALLLERLHPEVSLRSLPEAKALLEASGTLRRLWVAPGADHRWETVAQRTDRQAEALRKAPPEVEALAATALALREELTAAPGEELLLHGNFRQGKVLAGERAPWLTVGPDPVVGERAYDLARLVRDRLEDQVASSTGASGARRRVNKLADALDVDRERLRGWAVFRAVESGNRALAAGRRRDAELLLEFAAWL, translated from the coding sequence ATGGCTTTCGAACCGCCGCAGCGGCTGGTACGGGCGCTCGGCGAGACGCCGGAGACGACGCGGGACACGGACTGGCTGGGGCGGTTGCCCCGACTGACCGAGGAGGCGCTGACCCGGCGTGAGGTGGCCGCGCAGCGGGTGCAGGCTCCGGGTGGCCGCAGCAGCCTGGTGGTCCTCGTCCGGTACGCCGACGGGACCCCGGCCGCGCTGAAGTTGGCGCCCCCCGGGGCGCGGCCCGACCGGGAGCTGGCGGCGCTCGCCCACTGGGGCGGGTTCGGGGCCGTACGGGTCCTGGACTCGCGGTACCACGAGGAGGACGGGGCGCTGCTCCTGGAGCGGCTGCACCCGGAGGTGTCGCTGCGCTCGCTGCCCGAGGCGAAGGCGCTGCTGGAGGCCTCGGGGACGCTCCGGCGGCTGTGGGTGGCCCCCGGGGCCGATCACCGGTGGGAGACCGTCGCGCAGCGCACGGACCGGCAGGCCGAGGCACTGCGGAAGGCTCCCCCGGAGGTCGAGGCGCTGGCCGCGACGGCCCTCGCGCTCCGTGAGGAGCTGACGGCGGCGCCGGGCGAGGAACTGCTGCTGCACGGGAACTTCCGGCAGGGCAAGGTGCTGGCGGGTGAGCGGGCGCCGTGGCTGACGGTCGGTCCCGACCCGGTGGTCGGCGAGCGGGCCTACGACCTCGCGCGGCTGGTCAGGGACCGGCTGGAGGACCAGGTCGCCTCCTCGACGGGGGCGTCGGGCGCGCGCCGACGGGTGAACAAACTGGCCGACGCGTTGGACGTGGACCGGGAGCGGCTGCGGGGCTGGGCGGTGTTCCGCGCGGTGGAGTCGGGGAACCGGGCGCTGGCCGCCGGGCGGCGTCGGGACGCCGAGCTGTTGTTGGAGTTCGCGGCCTGGTTGTAG
- a CDS encoding ferritin-like domain-containing protein, protein MKPEPSATTRPLEAAQSALAAEHAAAYAYGVIGARIAAARAPEAREAYGQHLARRDSLARTVRDLGGSPRPSEAAYALPFELRTPADAERLAGDVEDRVAGAYSDLVRAADGPLRREAADALSAAAVRAARWRGVGVAFPGLTERSKRAQTS, encoded by the coding sequence GTGAAGCCCGAGCCCTCCGCGACGACCCGCCCGCTGGAGGCCGCGCAGTCAGCGTTGGCCGCCGAGCACGCAGCCGCGTACGCCTACGGGGTGATCGGCGCGCGCATCGCGGCGGCCCGTGCGCCCGAGGCCCGCGAGGCGTACGGGCAGCACCTGGCGCGGCGTGACTCGCTCGCCCGTACCGTGCGCGACCTGGGCGGATCCCCCCGCCCGTCGGAGGCCGCGTACGCCCTGCCGTTCGAACTGCGGACCCCTGCGGACGCCGAGCGGCTCGCCGGTGACGTCGAGGACCGGGTGGCCGGCGCCTACTCCGATCTGGTGCGGGCCGCCGACGGCCCGTTGCGCCGCGAGGCGGCCGACGCGCTGAGCGCCGCGGCGGTCCGCGCGGCGCGCTGGCGTGGTGTCGGCGTAGCCTTCCCTGGGCTCACGGAACGTTCGAAGCGAGCCCAGACCAGCTGA
- the rimP gene encoding ribosome maturation factor RimP codes for MSTTQSDRLRGLLEPLVTAKGLDLEDIETSKAGKRRMLRIIVDSDEGVELDACAELSREVSDLLDESDVMGEDEYVLEVSSPGADRPLTEHRHYIRAIGRLVKFQSAESGELIARILDVDDEGMDLEVPGVKGRKATTRRIAFTDIVKARVEIEFNRKDKKEEEA; via the coding sequence ATGAGCACCACCCAGAGCGACAGGCTGCGCGGACTGCTGGAGCCGCTGGTCACCGCCAAGGGCCTGGACCTCGAAGACATCGAGACGTCCAAGGCGGGCAAGCGCCGGATGCTGCGGATCATCGTGGATTCCGATGAGGGTGTGGAACTGGACGCCTGTGCCGAGCTGAGTCGCGAGGTCTCCGATCTGCTCGACGAGAGCGACGTGATGGGCGAGGACGAGTACGTCCTCGAAGTGAGCTCGCCGGGCGCGGACCGCCCGCTGACCGAGCACCGTCACTACATCCGGGCGATCGGCCGTCTCGTGAAGTTCCAGTCGGCCGAGAGCGGGGAACTGATCGCCCGCATCCTCGACGTCGACGACGAGGGCATGGACCTCGAAGTACCGGGTGTGAAGGGCCGCAAGGCGACCACCCGCCGCATCGCATTCACCGACATCGTCAAGGCGCGTGTCGAGATCGAGTTCAACCGCAAGGACAAGAAGGAAGAGGAGGCGTAG
- the nusA gene encoding transcription termination factor NusA gives MDIDMSALRGLVREKEISFDLLVEAIESALLIAYHRTEGSFRRARVVLDRTNGHVVVWATEDPKDLEEGQEPKEFDDTPSDFGRIAATTAKQVILQRLRDAEDDLTFGEFLGREGDVITGVVQQGKDPKNVLVDIGKLEAILPVQEQVPGEEYTHGLRLKAYVVRVAKGVRGPSVTLSRTHPNLVKKLFALEVPEIADGSVEISAIAREAGHRTKIAVRSTRSGLNPKGACIGPMGSRVRNVMAELHGEKIDIVDWSDDPAEMVANALSPARVSKVEVVDWDSRSARVTVPDYQLSLAIGKEGQNARLAARLTGWRIDIRPDTEDPSDRDGDRDRGGDRDRDGDRDRGGDRGADRHSDRRGE, from the coding sequence GTGGACATCGACATGAGTGCCCTACGGGGTCTGGTCCGGGAGAAGGAGATCTCCTTCGACCTGCTCGTCGAGGCGATCGAGTCGGCCCTCCTCATCGCGTACCACCGCACCGAGGGCAGCTTCCGCCGCGCCCGCGTCGTGCTCGACCGCACCAACGGTCACGTGGTCGTGTGGGCGACGGAAGACCCGAAGGATCTCGAAGAGGGCCAGGAGCCCAAGGAGTTCGACGACACGCCGTCGGACTTCGGCCGGATCGCCGCGACGACCGCCAAGCAGGTGATCCTCCAGCGTCTGCGCGACGCCGAGGACGACCTGACCTTCGGCGAGTTCCTCGGCCGCGAGGGTGACGTCATCACCGGCGTCGTCCAGCAGGGCAAGGACCCCAAGAACGTCCTCGTCGACATCGGCAAGCTGGAGGCCATCCTGCCGGTGCAGGAGCAGGTCCCCGGTGAGGAGTACACCCACGGGCTGCGCCTGAAGGCGTACGTGGTGCGCGTCGCGAAGGGCGTCCGCGGCCCGTCCGTGACCCTTTCGCGGACCCACCCCAACCTGGTGAAGAAGCTGTTCGCCCTGGAGGTCCCGGAGATCGCCGACGGCAGCGTCGAGATCTCGGCCATCGCCCGCGAGGCCGGCCACCGCACCAAGATCGCCGTCCGCTCCACGCGTTCCGGCCTGAACCCCAAGGGCGCCTGCATCGGCCCCATGGGCAGCCGTGTGCGCAACGTGATGGCCGAATTGCACGGTGAGAAGATCGACATCGTCGACTGGTCGGACGACCCGGCGGAGATGGTCGCCAACGCCCTGTCACCCGCCCGGGTGAGCAAGGTCGAGGTCGTCGACTGGGACTCCCGTTCCGCCCGCGTGACCGTGCCCGACTACCAGCTGTCGCTGGCCATCGGCAAGGAGGGCCAGAACGCCCGCCTCGCCGCGCGGCTCACCGGCTGGCGCATCGACATCCGCCCGGACACCGAGGACCCCTCGGACCGGGACGGCGACCGCGACCGCGGTGGTGACCGGGACCGCGACGGGGACCGGGACCGCGGTGGTGACCGCGGTGCGGACCGTCACTCCGACCGGCGCGGGGAATAA
- a CDS encoding YlxR family protein codes for MSGRTQARACPERTCVGCRERAAKSDLLRIVAVEDECVPDPRGTLPGRGAYVHPAVVCLDQAVRRRAFPRALRSAGALDTATLRKAVAGEAGATP; via the coding sequence GTGTCTGGCCGGACGCAAGCCCGCGCATGCCCCGAACGCACCTGTGTGGGGTGTCGGGAGCGAGCGGCCAAGAGCGATCTGCTGCGCATCGTGGCGGTCGAGGACGAATGCGTCCCCGATCCTCGCGGTACGCTGCCCGGCCGGGGTGCCTACGTGCACCCCGCCGTGGTCTGCCTCGACCAGGCGGTCCGCCGCAGAGCGTTCCCCCGGGCCCTTCGGTCCGCCGGAGCGCTCGACACGGCGACACTGCGCAAAGCCGTGGCCGGTGAGGCCGGGGCGACACCGTAA